The genomic segment GCGTGAGTGCGAACGAACGGATCTTCATCTTCAGTTCCTCTCGTACCGGGTGGAATCGCAACCCACATCTGGTTGCACTGCTTGTAGTTACACTCGGCCTCGGAGGAGCGTTGGTTAGCGGGGGATTAAGCGAACCAACAAAGAACAGGGCTCTAACAGAGGACACAGAGGTCACGGAGGAACTCATCACGACCGTCTCTTTCCTCTGTGTACTCCGTGTCCTCTGTTAGAGGCTATTTTCTTTTCAGAGCTCCCAAACGCGAAAGAGGCGGCCTTCGCTGGGAGGCCGCCTCGTCGCGCGTGGATCGCGATCGGGTGGGGTCAGCGGCGGCACTCGCCGGAGGCCAGCGACTTCCATCCCTCCTGCTGGCGGAGGGGGCCCACGTAGCGCGCGTTGTACGAGTAGCGCGCCTGCACGGCGCTCACCTGGCTGCGCGTGGACATGATCGAGCTCACGCGGTAGGCGCGCGCCTGCGTCACCGAGCACGATTCGCTCGGCCGGAACCCCGCGAACGCGAACCCGTTCGCGCAGGCGGAGGTGGCCAGCATCACCGCTCCGACCGCCAGGAATCCGCCGATCCTCCGCATCCGGCCCTCCTCGGTTCTGGTGTCCGCATCGCCGCGCTCGCCGCGCGTGTCACGAAGAACGCGCGGCCTGCGTCGCATCTTACATCTCCCGTGAGGTCCGCGCGAGCCGTAGAGTGATCGCGCGACAACAATCTCCCACCCCCGGATCACCGCCATGCCGGCGACCACGAAGGTATCGAGGATCATCCGCGCGCCGCGTGCCGCCGTCTACCGGGCGTGCATCGACCCCGACGCGCTGGCGGCGTGGCGCGCGCCGGAGAACATGACGGCGCGCGTGCACGAGTTCGACGCGCGCGAGGGCGGGCGGTACCGGATGTCGCTCACCTACCGCGACCCGGCGCAGGGCCCCGGCGGCAAGTCGTCGGACGACACGGACACCTTCGGGGGGCGATTCGAAGCGCTGGTGCCGGGCGAACGGATCGTGGAGATCGTGGAGTTCGAGTCGCCCGACCCGCGGTTCGCGGGGGAGATGAGGATGACGACGAGCTTCGCGGACGCCGGCGGCGGCACGGAGGTGACGCTGCTGTGCGAGAACATCCCGCCCGGCATCCGGCCCGAGGACAACGAGGAGGGCTGCCGCCAGTCGCTCCAGAACCTCGCGCGGCTGGTCGAAGAAACGAATCAGCTCACGCAGAGTCAGCAGGGTTAGCAGAGAAACAGCTTCAGTTCTCTGCTAACCCTGCTGACTCTGCGTGAGAAAAAAAGATCGCCGGGGCCCAACGATACTCAGGATTCTCCGGGGAGGTGGAGGGTGAACGCGGCGCCGCCCTCCTCGCGGTTCGTGGCCGTCAGGTCGCCGCCCATGGCGCGGGCCAGGCGCCGGGCGATGGCGAGGCCCAGGCCGCTCCCCGGCTCGCGCTTGGCCTTGGTGCCGCTGGCGATCTGCAGGAACTCCTCGAACACCGTCTCTTCGGCTCCCTCCGGCAGCCCCGGGCCGGTGTCGGAGACGCGGATCCAGCTGCGCCCCGTCTCCACCGCCGCCTCCAGCGTCACCGCGCCCGTCTCGGTGAACTTCACCGCGTTGGAGAGGAGGTTCACCAGGATCTGCCGCACGCGCCCGGCGTCGACGTCGAGCACCGCGTTGCCGTGGCCGTCGATCTCCAGCCTGATCTCCAGCCCCTTGCTGCGCGCCTGCGGCTCCACCGCCACCGTGGCCTCGTCCACCAGCTCGCCCAGGGTCACCGGCTCGCGGTGGAACTCCATCCGCCCCGCGTCGAGCTTGGCGATGTCGAGCACGTCGTTCACCAGCTGCGCCAGGTGGCCGCTGACCTGGCAGATGCGCTCCACCATCTCCTGCTGGTGGGGATCGAGGTCGCCCATGATCCCGTCCTGCAACAGCTCGCTGTAGCCCATGATGGCGGTGATGGGGGTGCGCAGGTCGTGGCTCATGGCGCTGAAGAAGCGCTCTCGGCGCACGGCCGCCAGCCGCAGCGCCTCGTAGCGCGCCGCGTTGCGGAACGCGGCCGCCGCCTGCGCCGCCACCGTCTCCACCAGCCGCACCGTCCGCTCGTCCAGCGCCCGCTCGCCGTGCCAGCCCACGAGCAGCGCGCCGCCGCCGGGCCCCTCGCCCCGCAGCGGCACCGCCACCGCCGTGGCCGCGCCGAAGGGCGGGGCGACGAGCTTCACCTCCGCCAGCCCCGCGTCCCCCCGCGCGGCGGCGATGGTGGCGTCCGCGCCGCGCGCCTCGTCGAGCAGCTGGAGGAGACGATCCACGGCCTCGCGCGGGGGCTCGAGGTCGGCGCACCACTCGCGCGGCGCGTCGAACAGCGGGAGCATGGCCAGCGCGAAATCGGCCCCCAGCAGATCGGGGAGCGCGCGGCAGACGAGGTCGAAGATCTCCGCCGGGTCGACCGTGTCGGCCGCGGCCACGGCCACGCCGCGCAGGATCTTCAGCTCGCGAACGCGCGGGTCGGGGTCCTCGCCGTCGGAGTCGGGCGAAGGGGCGGCGGGGACATCGGGGACGGCAACGGTCTCCTGCGCCATATGGATGAGCCGGAGGGATGAAAGGGAGCGGCGGTGGCGCGGCGGCATCCCGGTTGTATCTTCTCCGCCCCGCGCCGGCAACACCGCCGGACGCGGACGGACCAGGGGAGCCGCCGGATGAGCCTTCCGCCGCTACGTCTGAGGAAGAACGAAGACCGCAGGCTGCGTGCCGGTCACCTGTGGGTGTTCAGCAACGAGGTCGACGTGGAGCGGACGCCGCTCACCGCCTTCGCGCCCGGCGACGCGGTGGAGGTGCAGGACGCCCGCGGCGCGCCGCTGGGGATGGGCTACGTCAATCCCCGCTCGCTGATCGCCGTGCGCCTGGTGAGCCGCGACCGCGACGCCCGGCTGGACCGCGCGCTGCTCAAGCGCCGCCTGGCGCGTGCTCTCTCCCTGCGCGAGCTCCTCTTCGACCGCCCCTACTACCGTCTGGCCTACGGCGAGAGCGACGGCCTCCCCGGCCTCGTCGCCGACCGCTTCGGCGACCACGTCGTCGTGCAGCTGACCACGGCGGGGATGGAGCGGGTGAAGGACGACGTCGTCCAGGCGCTGCGCGATACGATCTCGCCGGCGGGGATCCTGTTCCGCAACGATGCGTCCGGCCGCGCGCTGGAGGGGCTGGACGCGTACGTGGAGGCGGCGTTCGGCGCGGTGCCGGAGGTGGTGCCGCTGGAGGAGAACGGCGTGCGCTTCGAGGCGCCGATGGCGGGGCAGAAGACGGGGTGGTTCTACGACCACCGGATGAACCGCGCGCGGCTGATGGCGTACGCCCGCGGCCGGCGCGTGCTGGACGTGTTCAGCTACGTGGGGGGATGGGGCGTGCAGGCGGCGGCCGCGGGCGCGGAGCACGTGGTCTGCGTCGACGCGTCGGCCGAGGCGCTGGAGCACGCCGCCCGCAACGCCGCGCTGAACGACGCCGCCGACCGCGTCTCCACCCGCCGCGGCGACGCGTTCGACGTGCTGCGGATGATGGCGGCGGAGGGGGAGAAGTTCGACGTGGTGGTGCTGGACCCGCCGGCGTTCATCAAGCGCAGGAAGGACCAGAAGGCGGGCGAGGAGGCGTATCGCCGGGTAAACCAGCTGGCGATGGAGGTGCTGCGGCAGGACGGCATCCTGGTCTCCGCCAGCTGCTCGTACCATCTCCCGCGCGAGGCGCTGCAGGACGCCATGCTGCGCGCCGCGCGCCACCGCGGCCGCTCGCTGCAGATCGTGGAGCAGGGGCACCAGGGCCCCGACCACCCCATCCACCCCGCCATCCCCGAGACCGCCTACCTCAAGGCCTTCTTCGGGCGCGTGGGATAGAACGGACAACTTCAATCTCACGCAGAGGGCGCAGAGGACGCAGAGGAACAGCGAGTTATTCTCTGCGTCCTCTGCGCCCTCTGCGTGAACCATCAGGTCAGCCGGACCTTCACCACGATCTTGCGGACCGCGTCCCTGCCACCGGCCATGCAGCCGGGCTTGTGGCCGTCGGGCGGGAAGAAGAAGGCCACGTCACCGGCGCGCAGGAGGAGCGAGCTGGACACTTTCGGCTCGGCGTAGAAGACGATGTCGTTCGAGGCGTCGTACGGCGTCTCCACCGCGAGCGACGGGGTGGGCGCGTGCAGGATGCGCTCGGCGCCCGAGGCCACGTACTGGATGTCGAGGTACGCGCGGTGCGACTCGAAGCGCTTCTCGGTGGCCGGGCCGGTGTCGTAGCTCGACACCAGCGCGAACACGTCGGCGCCGTGGATGGCGTGGCGCCCGTCGGCGAGGGAGGGGTCGAATGCACGAAGCCACGCCAGGCCGGCATCGATGCCCGGCGCCAGCGTGGCGTATTCTTCGGCGGTGGCCAGGGTGGTCAGGATCATCATCCGCCGCCCGTCTCCACGTGGTCGATCCCCTGCGCGGTGATGCGAACCGTCAAACCGTGGCTTCCCGACTTGCGCACGAAGCCCAGGTCCTCGTGGTAGCGCACCACCCGCTCGGCGTCCTGCCGGGTCATCCCCAGCTCCGCCGCCAGCTCGTATCCGTCCTGGTACTCGCTCTCTCCCTGCTCGCTCTGCTCGTACAGCCGTTCCAGGAACCGGCGCCGCAGCTCGCGGCGGCGGCGCACCTCGTCGCTCATCGCGGCGGCGTGTAGAACACCTGCGTCCAGCGGTACTCGCGGAAGCCCACGCCGGCGCGGGTGTAGCGGCAGTTCTCGATGTTGGCGCGGTGCCCGGGGCTGTTCAGCCAGCCGCGCACCACCTCGGCGGCGGTGCGCTGCCCCATGGCGATGTTCTCGCCCAGCGAGCGGTAGTCGGCGCCCTGCGCGCGCATCCGGTCCACCACGGTGCGTCCGTCGGGCGAGGTGTGCGAGAAGTAGTTGCGGCGCGCCATGTCGTCGCTGTGCGCCTGCGCGGCGCTGGCGGCGGCGCCGTCCCACTGCAGCGCCGGGCATCCCACGCGCGCCCGGTC from the Longimicrobium sp. genome contains:
- a CDS encoding SRPBCC family protein, translating into MPATTKVSRIIRAPRAAVYRACIDPDALAAWRAPENMTARVHEFDAREGGRYRMSLTYRDPAQGPGGKSSDDTDTFGGRFEALVPGERIVEIVEFESPDPRFAGEMRMTTSFADAGGGTEVTLLCENIPPGIRPEDNEEGCRQSLQNLARLVEETNQLTQSQQG
- a CDS encoding HAMP domain-containing sensor histidine kinase is translated as MAQETVAVPDVPAAPSPDSDGEDPDPRVRELKILRGVAVAAADTVDPAEIFDLVCRALPDLLGADFALAMLPLFDAPREWCADLEPPREAVDRLLQLLDEARGADATIAAARGDAGLAEVKLVAPPFGAATAVAVPLRGEGPGGGALLVGWHGERALDERTVRLVETVAAQAAAAFRNAARYEALRLAAVRRERFFSAMSHDLRTPITAIMGYSELLQDGIMGDLDPHQQEMVERICQVSGHLAQLVNDVLDIAKLDAGRMEFHREPVTLGELVDEATVAVEPQARSKGLEIRLEIDGHGNAVLDVDAGRVRQILVNLLSNAVKFTETGAVTLEAAVETGRSWIRVSDTGPGLPEGAEETVFEEFLQIASGTKAKREPGSGLGLAIARRLARAMGGDLTATNREEGGAAFTLHLPGES
- a CDS encoding class I SAM-dependent rRNA methyltransferase, coding for MSLPPLRLRKNEDRRLRAGHLWVFSNEVDVERTPLTAFAPGDAVEVQDARGAPLGMGYVNPRSLIAVRLVSRDRDARLDRALLKRRLARALSLRELLFDRPYYRLAYGESDGLPGLVADRFGDHVVVQLTTAGMERVKDDVVQALRDTISPAGILFRNDASGRALEGLDAYVEAAFGAVPEVVPLEENGVRFEAPMAGQKTGWFYDHRMNRARLMAYARGRRVLDVFSYVGGWGVQAAAAGAEHVVCVDASAEALEHAARNAALNDAADRVSTRRGDAFDVLRMMAAEGEKFDVVVLDPPAFIKRRKDQKAGEEAYRRVNQLAMEVLRQDGILVSASCSYHLPREALQDAMLRAARHRGRSLQIVEQGHQGPDHPIHPAIPETAYLKAFFGRVG
- a CDS encoding YhcH/YjgK/YiaL family protein gives rise to the protein MILTTLATAEEYATLAPGIDAGLAWLRAFDPSLADGRHAIHGADVFALVSSYDTGPATEKRFESHRAYLDIQYVASGAERILHAPTPSLAVETPYDASNDIVFYAEPKVSSSLLLRAGDVAFFFPPDGHKPGCMAGGRDAVRKIVVKVRLT
- a CDS encoding CAP domain-containing protein, whose protein sequence is MERSLTRLPVLFALALAPAACVPALPAAMAGDGPSPGGGGSAVRYEAGPAAGSMVAEVERLINADRARVGCPALQWDGAAASAAQAHSDDMARRNYFSHTSPDGRTVVDRMRAQGADYRSLGENIAMGQRTAAEVVRGWLNSPGHRANIENCRYTRAGVGFREYRWTQVFYTPPR